One Microbacter margulisiae genomic window carries:
- the gdhA gene encoding NADP-specific glutamate dehydrogenase: MDIEKLLNSLEAKHPGESEYLQAVREVLLSIEEVYNQHPEFEKAKIAERLVEPDRIFTFKVPWIDDRGDVQVNIGYRIQFNNAIGPYKGGLRFHPSVNLSILKFLGFEQIFKNALTTLPMGGAKGGSDFNPRGKSDAEVMRFSQAFMLELWKHIGPDMDVPAGDIGVGAREIGYLNGMYKKLTRNCTGVLTGKGLEFGGSLMRPEATGFGGLYFVKQMLETSGDTIEGKTIAISGFGNVAWGAALKATQLGAKVITISGPDGYIYDSQGISGEKIDYLLELRATCEDIVEPYAKQFKGSVFIAGKRPWEVKADIALPCATQNELDGSDAKMLIKNGVKCIGEISNMGCTPEAIDLFVENKILYGPGKAVNAGGVATSGLEMSQNAMHLGWPADEVDAKLHQIMASIHQQCVEYGRQPDGYINYMKGANIAGFMKVAKAMIAQGVI; this comes from the coding sequence ATGGATATCGAAAAACTGCTAAATTCGCTTGAGGCAAAACATCCCGGCGAGTCGGAATATTTACAAGCGGTACGCGAAGTATTGCTAAGCATTGAAGAGGTGTATAACCAACACCCGGAGTTTGAAAAGGCAAAAATTGCCGAACGTTTAGTGGAACCGGATCGTATTTTCACATTCAAGGTACCTTGGATTGACGATCGTGGTGACGTGCAGGTAAACATTGGGTATCGCATCCAATTCAACAATGCGATCGGGCCTTACAAAGGCGGGCTTCGTTTCCACCCTTCTGTAAACTTATCTATTTTAAAGTTTCTGGGATTTGAACAAATCTTCAAAAATGCATTAACTACCCTCCCGATGGGCGGAGCGAAAGGTGGTTCAGATTTCAACCCAAGAGGCAAATCGGATGCAGAAGTAATGCGCTTTAGTCAAGCATTCATGTTGGAACTATGGAAGCACATTGGGCCGGACATGGATGTCCCTGCTGGCGATATTGGTGTCGGGGCCAGAGAGATCGGATATCTGAATGGTATGTACAAAAAACTTACGCGAAATTGTACCGGTGTTCTGACAGGTAAAGGGCTTGAATTCGGAGGATCATTGATGCGTCCGGAAGCAACAGGATTTGGAGGCCTTTATTTTGTAAAGCAAATGCTCGAAACCAGTGGAGACACAATTGAAGGAAAAACCATTGCTATTTCCGGGTTTGGCAATGTTGCCTGGGGGGCGGCTTTAAAGGCTACCCAGCTAGGAGCAAAAGTCATTACCATTTCGGGCCCAGATGGATACATATACGATTCTCAAGGCATTTCTGGAGAAAAAATAGACTATCTTCTTGAACTTCGCGCAACATGCGAAGATATTGTGGAGCCTTATGCAAAGCAATTTAAGGGTTCTGTATTTATTGCAGGCAAGCGTCCCTGGGAAGTCAAAGCCGATATCGCATTGCCATGTGCCACACAAAACGAATTGGATGGTAGCGATGCCAAAATGCTTATCAAGAACGGCGTAAAATGTATCGGAGAAATCTCCAATATGGGCTGTACTCCTGAAGCCATTGATTTATTCGTTGAAAACAAGATTCTTTATGGACCTGGGAAAGCTGTTAACGCAGGTGGCGTGGCAACATCGGGATTGGAAATGTCTCAAAATGCGATGCACCTGGGTTGGCCTGCCGACGAAGTAGATGCAAAATTGCATCAGATTATGGCAAGTATCCATCAGCAATGTGTGGAATATGGACGTCAACCGGATGGATACATTAATTACATGAAGGGGGCAAATATTGCCGGATTTATGAAAGTTGCCAAAGCAATGATTGCACAAGGAGTCATTTGA
- a CDS encoding EamA family transporter, whose product MWLLFGLFSAILLGLYDISKKLALQNNAVIPVLFAATLFSSLLLLPLPILSHFYPNEMKHTLFYVPPIDGRTHFFIFLKSMLVLASWIFGYFSFKHLPITVITPIEATRPLWTLMGAIVLFSEHLSLIQWAGVAITLISFYLFSLVGKKENFHFLHNKWIWFSILASLLGSASGLYDKFLMQHFNRVAVQTYYVIYQVIIMGVILLVLWYPKRKETTPFKWKKSILGISLFVTLADFLYFFALSDPNSMISLLTVVRRSGVVVSFSLGAILFREKNILIKAICLLGVIAGTLLLLLT is encoded by the coding sequence ATGTGGCTTCTCTTTGGATTATTTTCTGCGATATTATTAGGATTGTATGATATTTCAAAAAAGCTGGCATTACAAAACAACGCTGTTATTCCTGTTTTGTTTGCTGCAACATTGTTTTCCAGCCTGCTTTTGCTTCCGCTACCCATTCTTTCGCATTTCTATCCAAATGAGATGAAACATACTTTGTTTTATGTGCCTCCCATTGACGGAAGAACTCATTTTTTTATTTTTCTTAAATCGATGCTAGTGCTGGCATCCTGGATATTCGGATATTTTAGTTTTAAGCATTTACCAATAACGGTAATAACTCCCATTGAAGCCACGCGTCCACTTTGGACCCTAATGGGAGCAATCGTACTTTTCTCAGAACATTTATCCTTGATTCAATGGGCTGGTGTTGCCATTACATTGATTTCTTTCTATCTTTTTTCTCTGGTAGGAAAAAAAGAAAACTTTCATTTTCTGCATAACAAATGGATTTGGTTTAGCATCCTGGCTTCACTTTTAGGCTCAGCCAGCGGACTGTATGATAAATTTCTGATGCAACATTTCAATCGTGTTGCCGTACAGACTTACTATGTTATTTATCAGGTTATCATCATGGGCGTTATTCTTCTTGTGCTTTGGTATCCCAAACGAAAAGAAACAACCCCTTTCAAATGGAAAAAATCCATACTCGGAATCTCCCTTTTTGTAACATTAGCTGATTTTCTCTATTTCTTTGCCCTTTCTGATCCCAATTCTATGATTTCGTTGTTAACAGTTGTTCGCAGATCCGGTGTAGTTGTCTCTTTTTCGCTCGGAGCAATCTTGTTTCGGGAGAAAAATATCCTCATCAAAGCCATTTGTTTGCTTGGTGTAATCGCCGGAACTCTCTTATTATTGCTTACATAA
- a CDS encoding glucosamine-6-phosphate deaminase — MRKDLSSQITLDRIPEKFYKPGDAFELAALTRFEKVPVEIFETATEGSNKVALDIAQQIRKKNSEGKLFVLGLTGGRAAMELYAELVRMHKEEQLSFKRVAVVNLYEYYPLAHPMKASFLARIKEMLLDHIDIDPQNILSPDATIDRTNVMRHCKEFEEHIEKLGGIDVQLLGIGRGGNIGFNEPGSQPASHTRLIMLNSDSRKEASLHLGITDQVPVSAISLGIENILNAKQIFLLSWGEDKAEILKTAIEELASPACPASFLQLHQNASYIIDIHAAGDLTRISKPWLVSSCAWDDKLIRRAIVWLCQKVDKPILKLTDKDYNEHGLSELLTMFGSAYNANIKIFNDLQHTITGWPGGKPNADDTHRPERALPFPKKVLVFSPHPDDDVISMGGTLKRLVDQHHEVHVAYQTSGNIAVNDEEVVRFLAFVKGFKDMFDPQNEHLQKTYETLASYVVNGISNSKDDPQKVLAMKGLIRRGEAKAACRYVGVASKNVHFLNLPFYETGSIKKNPISEKDVLIVKQLLNDLHPHQIYVAGDLADPHGTHKVCLDAVLAAIDDLKHEEWFKDCRVWMYRGAWMEWEIDHIEMAVPISPEELRYKRNAILKHQSQMESAPFLGNDDRLFWQRSEARNKATAELYNQLGLAAYEAIEAFVRYIPV, encoded by the coding sequence ATGCGAAAAGACCTCAGTTCACAAATCACGTTAGATCGAATTCCTGAAAAATTTTATAAACCCGGTGATGCTTTTGAATTAGCTGCATTAACCAGATTTGAGAAAGTTCCCGTTGAAATTTTTGAAACTGCAACGGAAGGTTCTAATAAAGTTGCTTTAGACATAGCCCAGCAGATTCGCAAAAAAAACAGTGAAGGAAAGCTTTTTGTTCTAGGACTTACAGGAGGACGAGCTGCAATGGAGCTCTATGCTGAGCTTGTCCGCATGCACAAAGAAGAACAATTAAGTTTCAAACGAGTAGCAGTAGTTAACTTATACGAATATTATCCGTTAGCACATCCCATGAAGGCAAGCTTTCTGGCACGTATAAAAGAAATGCTGCTTGATCATATTGATATTGACCCGCAAAATATTTTATCACCAGATGCTACCATTGATCGCACCAATGTGATGAGACATTGCAAAGAGTTCGAAGAACATATAGAAAAATTGGGAGGAATTGATGTACAGCTATTGGGTATCGGCCGTGGTGGTAATATTGGATTCAACGAGCCAGGGTCACAACCAGCTTCACACACGCGACTTATTATGCTGAATAGTGATTCGCGGAAAGAAGCTTCCCTCCATTTAGGTATCACAGACCAAGTCCCGGTAAGCGCTATCAGTCTCGGAATTGAAAATATTCTGAATGCTAAGCAAATCTTTTTGCTGTCATGGGGAGAAGATAAAGCTGAAATTTTGAAAACTGCTATTGAAGAGCTCGCCTCACCCGCTTGTCCTGCATCTTTTCTCCAATTGCACCAAAATGCTTCCTATATTATTGATATCCATGCAGCAGGTGATCTGACCCGGATTAGTAAACCCTGGCTTGTCTCTTCGTGTGCTTGGGATGACAAACTAATCCGGAGAGCTATTGTCTGGCTATGCCAAAAAGTGGATAAACCCATTCTGAAGCTCACTGATAAAGATTATAACGAGCATGGACTAAGTGAGTTATTGACTATGTTCGGCTCAGCATATAATGCTAACATAAAAATATTCAATGATTTACAACATACTATTACCGGATGGCCCGGTGGAAAACCAAACGCAGATGACACACATCGTCCAGAACGAGCATTGCCATTTCCGAAAAAAGTCCTGGTTTTCAGCCCACACCCTGACGATGACGTAATTTCAATGGGTGGAACATTAAAACGGCTTGTAGATCAGCATCATGAAGTGCATGTCGCTTACCAGACTTCAGGCAATATTGCTGTTAACGATGAAGAGGTCGTCAGATTTTTAGCTTTTGTCAAAGGCTTTAAAGATATGTTTGACCCGCAAAATGAGCATTTGCAAAAAACGTACGAAACATTAGCAAGCTATGTAGTAAACGGTATATCAAACAGCAAAGACGATCCACAAAAGGTATTGGCCATGAAAGGATTGATCCGGCGAGGCGAAGCAAAAGCAGCTTGTCGTTACGTTGGTGTAGCCTCAAAAAATGTCCATTTTCTCAACTTACCTTTTTACGAGACTGGATCTATTAAAAAGAATCCTATTTCAGAAAAAGACGTTCTCATCGTAAAACAGCTGCTGAATGATCTGCATCCTCATCAAATTTACGTAGCAGGAGATTTAGCGGATCCACACGGAACGCACAAAGTTTGTTTGGACGCTGTTTTAGCAGCTATTGATGATCTGAAACATGAAGAGTGGTTCAAGGATTGCCGAGTATGGATGTATCGAGGGGCATGGATGGAATGGGAAATCGACCATATCGAAATGGCAGTTCCCATCAGTCCTGAAGAACTGCGCTACAAGCGCAATGCCATATTGAAACATCAGTCTCAAATGGAAAGCGCTCCTTTCTTAGGCAACGACGACCGCCTCTTTTGGCAACGTTCGGAAGCACGTAACAAAGCCACCGCAGAACTTTATAACCAATTAGGCCTTGCTGCATATGAAGCTATTGAGGCTTTTGTTCGCTACATCCCGGTATAA
- a CDS encoding formate--tetrahydrofolate ligase, giving the protein MKSDIEIARAAKMQPIQEIAKQLNIQADDLEFYGKYKAKLPLHLIDENKVRNAKLILVTAITPTPAGEGKTTTSISLAMGLNKIGKQATVVLREPSLGPVFGVKGGAAGGGFAQVIPMEDINLHFTGDLSAVEKANNLLAALIDNTLQNKKRGLNIDPRTINWKRVMDMNDRSLRNTVIGLGGIANGIPRETGFNITAASEVMAILCLAKDMHHLRKMLGNIYIGQTFDGDPVFARDLKAEGAMAVLLKDAIKPNLVQTTENTPAIIHGGPFANIAQGTNSLIATKMGLSLSDLVVTEAGFASDLGAEKFFDIKSQYGNLKPNAVVIVATIRALKYHGGINKSGFSIPNPQAVEQGLANLEKHIENMKLFGFNPVVALNRFATDSDEEIEVVKVKCTSLNVKMAINEAWEKGGEGAIDLAEKVLEAVTHCPSCFNPLYNLEWTIEQKISAIAIQLYGAKAVEYSLKAHKDIELINKLGMNYLAVCMAKTQNSLSDNPDLRGRPEGFTLNIREIEIASGAGFVIPIAGTIMRMPGLPAIPAAENINFDDEGNITGLF; this is encoded by the coding sequence ATGAAAAGTGATATTGAAATTGCCAGGGCAGCCAAAATGCAGCCTATTCAGGAGATTGCAAAACAGCTTAATATACAGGCAGATGATCTTGAGTTTTATGGAAAATACAAAGCTAAATTACCTTTGCATCTTATTGATGAGAATAAGGTCAGAAACGCTAAACTCATTCTGGTAACAGCAATTACACCAACGCCCGCAGGAGAAGGAAAAACAACAACATCCATCAGTCTGGCAATGGGGCTAAATAAAATCGGAAAGCAAGCGACAGTAGTGCTTAGAGAACCGTCGTTGGGACCTGTATTTGGTGTGAAAGGCGGCGCTGCAGGAGGAGGATTTGCGCAAGTCATTCCAATGGAAGATATCAATCTTCATTTTACGGGAGATTTGTCTGCTGTCGAAAAAGCAAATAATCTTTTGGCCGCTCTCATTGACAACACTTTACAAAATAAAAAAAGAGGACTTAACATAGATCCACGTACAATTAACTGGAAACGGGTAATGGATATGAATGATCGCTCGTTGCGCAACACAGTTATCGGACTTGGAGGAATCGCTAATGGAATTCCACGCGAAACAGGATTCAACATCACGGCTGCAAGCGAAGTAATGGCTATTCTTTGCTTAGCCAAAGACATGCATCATCTGCGTAAAATGCTAGGAAACATTTATATTGGACAAACATTTGACGGTGATCCTGTTTTTGCCCGTGATCTGAAAGCAGAAGGTGCAATGGCTGTTTTACTCAAAGATGCCATCAAGCCAAATTTGGTACAAACTACTGAAAATACACCTGCTATTATCCATGGAGGACCATTTGCCAACATTGCTCAGGGAACCAATAGCTTAATAGCTACCAAAATGGGGCTTTCTTTAAGCGATCTTGTGGTCACAGAAGCCGGTTTTGCATCCGACCTTGGAGCTGAAAAATTTTTTGATATCAAAAGTCAATATGGCAATTTAAAACCCAATGCCGTTGTGATAGTTGCAACAATCCGTGCATTAAAATATCATGGAGGCATCAACAAAAGCGGCTTTTCTATCCCTAACCCTCAAGCAGTCGAACAGGGCTTGGCTAATCTTGAGAAACATATTGAAAACATGAAACTGTTTGGCTTCAATCCTGTGGTGGCACTCAATCGTTTTGCCACGGATAGTGATGAGGAAATTGAAGTTGTCAAGGTAAAATGTACATCTCTTAATGTGAAGATGGCTATCAATGAGGCATGGGAGAAAGGAGGAGAAGGAGCTATTGATCTGGCTGAAAAAGTATTAGAGGCTGTTACCCACTGCCCCTCGTGTTTTAACCCTCTCTATAATCTGGAATGGACTATTGAGCAAAAAATTTCGGCAATTGCTATCCAGCTTTATGGAGCTAAGGCAGTTGAATACTCGCTCAAGGCTCATAAAGATATTGAACTGATCAATAAATTAGGGATGAATTACTTGGCAGTATGTATGGCAAAAACTCAAAATTCCCTATCTGATAATCCTGATTTACGTGGACGGCCTGAAGGGTTTACTCTGAATATCAGAGAAATTGAAATTGCGTCAGGTGCTGGCTTTGTCATTCCTATTGCAGGAACCATCATGCGAATGCCCGGTTTACCTGCTATTCCAGCTGCCGAAAACATAAACTTTGATGATGAAGGAAATATCACAGGACTGTTTTAA